One window of the Colletotrichum destructivum chromosome 4, complete sequence genome contains the following:
- a CDS encoding Putative small ribosomal subunit protein mS37, fungal-type, with protein sequence MPSKPKRLPPVKNLRVRQPNKPEANPCIQVMTTVLACWASAGYNTAGCATLENALRNCMDQPKQPKKPSSTINYHLGRMYDKVIPHSKGK encoded by the exons ATGCCTTCAAAACCGAAGCGCTTGCCGCCCGTCAAGAACCTCCGCGTCCGCCAGCCCAACAAGCCCGAGGCCAACCCGTGCATCCAGGTCATGACCACCGTCCTCG CATGCTGGGCCTCCGCAGGCTACAACACCGCCGGCTGCGCCACTCTCGAGAACGCCCTGCGCAACTGTATGGACCAGCCCAAGCAGCCCAAGAAGCCCTCGTCCACCATCAACTACCACCTCGGCCGCATGTACGACAAGGTTATACCTCACTCCAAGGGCAAGTAG